The region CCGGCCCCGCACAGGAGGCGCGATCGTGAGCTACGCCGACCCCCCGGCGCCGACCCCGCTGCAGCCCGGCGAGACCCCGCCGGCGCCGTCGAGCACCGACCTGCTCTCGCCCGGCGGGCAGCCGACGCACTGGGTGTTCAACCCGGAGTACCAGAAGCTCGTGGACCTGTGGCTGCAGGTGGTCCCGCTGCTGGACCAGCTCACCAGGTCCCTCGACAAGCCGTACGAGATGGCGCGCAGCAGGGACGTCTGGGACGCGCCCGTCGCCGGCCGGTACGTCCAGGACGTCGCCGAGTGGCGCAGCAGGCTCGGCATGTACCGCCAGGCGGTGCTCACGGCGATCAGCGACCAGGCGGCGGACACGCCGCGCTGGATTCCCGGCAAGACCAGCGCGCCGCACGCGTTCACCTCCTGACGTCCACCGGTGCCTCGGGGTGCCCCCGGGTGCTTCCGGTGCCCCCCGGTGCCCCCCGGTGCCCTTCGGGGAGCGGGCCCGGCCGCCTCGGGTCTGTCGTCGTCCGGGCCATCCAGCGGCCGGGTGCGATACCGTCAGTCTCGAACGGGTAAAGGGGCTGACCGCGGTGCATCCGGCGTATCCCCAGGGATAGGGCGATCTGTGTCTTTTGCCCGTCACAACTGAACCGCCTATCCAGGAAACTAGGTCCGTGCGGGAATATCTCCTCTTGGCACTCGTGGCGGCAGCGGTGACGTATCTGCTCGTGCCGCCGGTCCGGGTGTTCGCGCTGCGTATCGGCGCCGCACCCGAGGTGCGGGAGCGGGACGTGCACAAGGTGCCCACCCCGCGGCTGGGCGGACTGGCGATGTTCGGCGGGATGGCCGCGGCGCTGCTGGTGGCGACCAACCTCCCGTACGTCGGCGGCGCGTTCGACAGCGGTCAGACGGGCAACACGGTGCTCGCTCTCCTGGCGGCCGGCGGCCTGATCGTCGTCACCGGGTTCCTGGACGACTGGCTCGGCATGGACGCGCTGGTCAAGTTCGGCGGCCAGGTCGCGGCCGGTGCCGTGCTCGTCAAATTCGGCATGTATCTCCAGTGGCTCCCGCTGCCGCAGTTCATGGGCGGGTCGCAGGGGCTCGACACCACCCTGTACACGATCCTCACGATCATGATCGTGGTCGTCGTGATCAACGCGGTGAACTTCGTCGACGGCCTGGACGGCCTGGCGGCGGGCATCGTCGGGATCGCCGCCGCGGCGACCTTCGCCTACTCGATCGTGCTCCAGCAGACCGCGAGCGGTTCGCGGATCAACGGGACCGCCGCCATCGCGGCGATCCTCATCGGGATGTGCGCCGGTTTCCTGCCGCACAACTTCCACCCCGCCAAGATCTTCATGGGTGACACCGGGGCGATGCTGATCGGCCTGCTGCTGGCCACTTCGATGATCACGATCCTGTCGTCGGTCGAGCCGGACGCGATCGTCGGCAAGATCAACAAGTTCCCGGTGATCCTGCCGCTCGTCCTGCCGATCGCGGTGGTGGTCCTGCCCCTCGCCGACCTGATAATGGCGGTCGTCCGCCGCACGTCGGCCGGACTGTCGCCGTTCGCCCCCGACCGCGGCCACCTGCACCACCGGATGCTCGACATCGGCCACTCCCACCGGCGCAGCGTCCTGATCATGTACGCGTGGACGTTCCTGTTCGCCTTCACGATCGTCGGCCTGTCGATCGTCGGCGTGGGGGTCGTCGTGTTCCCGCTGACGATCGCGTTCGCGGTGGCGGTGCTGGTCATCATGGGCCTGCCGCGGTGGCGGTCGCGCCGCACCCTGGCCCGCGACCAGAAGGCCGTCGCGCACGCGGCCCCGGGAGTGGCCGTCGCCGGCCCCGCCCACCCCGTAAGTTCTGCACGCCCCGCCCGCCCCACGACCTCCGAACACGACACGCTCGTCTTCCCCGTGGTCCCCGCGCCCGCGCCGCCCCTGGCTTCCGGGCGGCACGCGTCCGGCGCGCCCGGGCAGGCCGCGCCCGTCGTGCCCGGGCAGGCCGCGCCCGGGAGGCTTCCGGCGAGCGGCCGGAATCCCTACCCCGGACAGGGCCCCTCGGGTGCCGGAACCATCCCGCCCACGACCTCCGTCACGGACACGCAAACCCTCCGCTGAGCCCGGCCCGGCGCGCCCGCACCAGCAGAAACGCCAGGTAAAGGTGGCACTCCGAGGCTTGTGATAGCTTTCACTAGCAAGGGGCCGGGCATACGCCGCCCCGGCAGGTAGCAATCGCTCGTTTGACAACCGATCCTGGAGTTCCGATGCAGGCCAACGACGTGCGCGTGCTCAAGGGCGCCGCCGTGCCGACCTTGATCGTCGGTCTCGTCGCCGTCGTCGTCGCGGCGCTCGTGACCGGTGCGCAGGGTGCTCTGGGCGCCGGCATCGGTCTCGTCATCGTCGTCGTCTTCTTCACCGTCGGCCTCGCCGTCGTCTCCTGGGCCGGCCGGGTCTCGCCCATGGCGATGATGGCCGCGGCCGTGGTGGGTTACGCCGTCAAGGTCCTCGTGATCATGGCGATACTGCGCGCCCTCGACGGGGCGACCGCGTTCGACTCCCGGGTGCTCGCGCTGAGCGTCATCGCCTGCACGCTCGCGTGGACCATCGGTGAGATGCGCGGATTCATGAAGCTCAAGATGCTCTACGTCGAGCCGGACGCCGAGGTCCCCGGGCGGGGACGCGGATGACCATGCGTACGGGGCAGCCCGATATGACTAGTCCGCATGGCTCCTGCTATCGTCGTGCCCGCGATGAGCGAACAGGAGCGCAGGCCCGAGACGGACGGCCGCGACTTCGCCGACGCCGCCTGGTCGGTCCCGAGCTATCTGCTATCCGGGATCCTGTTGTGGGGCGGCCTCGGCTGGTTGCTGAGCTGGTGGACCGGCGTGCACGCGTTCATCCCCATAGGCGTCATTCTCGGGGTCGGGCTGGCTTCCTACCTCGTCTATCTGAAGTACGGCCGCTGACAGCCGGCCCGCTTCCCACGCTCTTCTGTTGATCCAATCGTTGAAGGGAACGCCCGTGCGCGAGCGTAGCGAACGGACGAACAAGCACATGCTTCGGGCATTCAGCCCCGAGCGGGTAGGCGAGGTGACAAGGTGACCCCCCTCGTTCTCGTCGCCGAGGACGCGTTCACGGCGCCGGGGCCGTCGATCTTCGACTTCCCGCCCCTGTTCGAAGGCGCGCCCTACTGGCTGACCAAGCCCGTGCTTTTCGCCATCGTCGGCGCCCTGCTGGTTTCCGCCCTGGCGTGGAGCGCCTTCGCCAACCCGAAGCTCGTCCCCCGTGGCATGCAGAACGTCGGCGAGATGGGCTACCAGTTCGTCCGCGACCAGGTCGCCCGCCCGTTCCTGGGCAAGGACGCCGAGCGGTGGATGCCGCTGCTGCTCAGCCTGTTCTTCCTCATCCTGCTGTGGAACTTCTTCGGCGTCATCCCGCTGATCCAGATCCCGATCGCCTCGCACATCGCGTTCCCGATCGTCTTCGCGGTCACCATCTACATCATCAAGATCTACCTGGGCATCAAGCACCAGGGCTTCGGCGGCTACTTCAAGAACATGATGTTCCCGCCCGGACTGCCGAAGGCGATCTACTTCCTGCTGGCGCCGATCGAGTTCCTGTCGAACCTGATCATCGCGCCGTTCACGCACGCCGTCCGGCTCTTCGCGAACATGTTCGCCGGCCACCTGATCCTGGCCTTCTTCAGCGCCGTCGGGTTCTGGTTCCTGTTCGAGAAGCTCACCCCGCTCGGCGCCGGCCTCGGCGTCGTGGGTGCGGTCATGACGATCGCGATGACCGGCTTCGAGATGTTCATCCAGTTCCTGCAGGCGTTCCTGTTCACGCTGCTCGCCGCCATGTACATCGGCGGCTCCCTGCACGCGGACCACTGACGGGATCCCTGAGACCCGCCCCTGACGTAGACCAGACCGGTGAGTGAGGCACTCACCGGCCGACCAGTAAAGGAAGAACAGCAATGAGCGTTCTCGCTGAAGTCTCCGGCAACCTCGGCGCGATCGGTTACGGCCTCGCCGCCATCGGCCCCGGCATCGGCGTGGGCATCATCTTCGGCCAGGGCGTGCAGGCGATCGCCCGCCAGCCCGAGGCGTACGGCCTGATCCGCCAGAACATGCTGCTCGGCTTCGTCCTCACCGAGGCGCTGGCCCTCATCGGCCTCGTCGCCCCGTTCATCTACGGCTGACGTACCCACTCTGAAGGAAGGCTGCACCTATGACTATGGCAGCTACCATCCTTGCGGCTGAGGCGAACAATCCCCTCAAGCCGCACGTTTACGAGCTGGTCGTCGGCAGCTTCGCCTTCCTCGTCGTCTTCCTCGTCGTCGGAAAGATCCTCACCCCGCGCATCCAGAAGACGCTGGCCGAGCGGACCGAGGTGATCGAGGGCGGCATCAAGAAGGCCGAGGACGCCCAGGCCGAAGCCCAGCGCACCCTGGAGCAGTACCGGGCACAGCTCGCGGAGGCCCGCCAGGAGGCGGCCCGCCTGCGCGAGGAGGCCCGCGAGCAGGGCGCCCAGATCAAGGCAGAGCTGCGCGACGAGGCCCAGGCCGAGGCGCGGCGCATCATCGAGACCGCCCACGCGCAGATCGAGGCCGACCGCCAGCAGGCGCTGACCCAGCTGCGCGGTGAGATCGGGCGGCTGTCCACCGAGCTGGCGAGCCGGATCGTCGGCGAGTCGCTGGAGGACGAGGCCCGCCAGCGCCGCGTCGTCGACCGGTTCCTCGAGGAGCTCGAGGCGCGTCCGGAGGCGGTCCGCTGATGCGCGGCCTCAGCAGGACCGCCATCGCGGAGGTCGAGGAGCGGTTCAACACCGCCGCCGCGGCGGCCGACCTCGGCGCCCTCGCCGAGGAGCTGTTCGCCGTCGCCGACCTGTTCGACCGTGAGCACGGGCTGCGGCGGGGGCTTTCGGACCCCTCCCGCCCGGCGGGGCAGAAGGAGAGCGTGCTGCGCTCCCTGCTGGCGGGCAAGGTCGGCGACGCCACCGCGGAGATCGCGGCCGCCGCCGTCGGCGCCAGGTGGTCCAGGGCCGGCGACCTGCCGGACGCCCTGGAGCGCGTCGGCGTGATGTCCGCGGCCGCCGAGGCCGAGTCGGAGCGCCGCCTCGACGACGTCGAGGACGAGCTGTTCCGCTTCGGCCGCATCCTCGCCGCCAACCCGCAGCTGCGCCGCGCGCTCAGCGACCCGGCCATCCCGGCCGAGCGCAAGAGCGGCCTGCTCGCCACGCTGCTCGGCGGAAAGGCCGCGCCCTCCACCGTACGGCTCGTCACGCAGGCCGTCGTGCATCCGCGAGGACGTAGCCTGGAGACGGCGCTGGAGGAGTTCGGCTGGATCGTCGCGCGGTCGCGCGAGCGCCTCGTCGGCGTGGTCCGCAGCGCGGTCCCGCTCACGCAGCAGCAGAAGCAGCGGCTCGCGGCCTGGCTGCGAGTCACTTACGGGCGAGACGTCCACCTGAACGTCGAGGTGGACCCGAAGGTGCTCGGTGGGTTCTCCGTGCGGGTCGGAGACGACTACATCGACACCACGATCACCGGACGTATCGAAGAAGTCCGCCGCCGGTTGGCCGGCTGAGGCGAATAGGGAGACAAGAAAGAGATGGCGGAGCTTACGATCCGGCCGGACGAGATCCGGGACGCCCTTGAGCGCTTCGTCCAGGCGTACGAGCCGGAAGGTGCCGCGCGCGAGGAGATCGGGACCGTCGTCGACGCCGGCGACGGCATCGCCCATGTCTCCGGTCTGCCCTCGGCGATGGCGAACGAGCTGCTGGAGTTCGAGAACGGCACCCGCGGCCTGGCGCTGAACCTCGACGTGCGCGAGATCGGCACGGTCGTCCTGGGCGACTTCAGCGGTATCGAGGAGGGCCAGCAGGTCCGCCGGACCGGCGAGGTCCTGTCGGTGCCGGTCGGCGACGACTTCCTCGGCCGGGTGGTCGACCCCCTGGGCAACCCGCTCGACGGCAAGGGCGCGATCCAGGCCGAGGCGCGCCGCGCCCTGGAGCTGCAGGCCCCCTCGGTCGTCCAGCGCCAGCCGGTGAAGGAGCCGCTGCAGACCGGCCTCAAGGCGATCGACGCCATGACGCCGATCGGCCGCGGCCAGCGCCAGCTGATCATCGGCGACCGCGGCACCGGCAAGACCGCGATCGCGGTCGACACCATCCTCAACCAGAAGGAGAACTGGCTCTCCGGCGACCCGAGCCGCCAGGTTCGCTGCATCTACGTCGCCGTCGGCCAGAAGGGCTCCACGATCGCCCAGGTCCGCGGGCGTCTGGAGGAGGCGGGCGCGATGGAGTACACCACCATCGTCGCCGCTCCCGCGTCCGACCCGGCGGGCTACAAGTACATCGCCCCGTACACCGGTTCGGCCCTTGGTCAGCACTGGATGTACCAGGGCAAGCACGTGCTGATCGTCTTCGACGACCTGACCAAGCAGGCCGACGCCTACCGCGCCGTGTCGCTGCTGCTGCGCCGTCCGCCGGGCCGTGAGGCGTTCCCCGGCGACGTCTTCTACCTCCACTCGCGTCTGCTGGAGCGCTGCGCCAAGCTCTCGGCCGACATGGGCGGCGGCTCGATGACCGGTCTGCCGATCATCGAGACCAAGGGCAACGACGTGTCGGCGTTCATCCCGACCAACGTCATCTCCATCACCGACGGCCAGTGCTTCCTGGAGACCGACCTGTTCAACGCCGGTGTCCGCCCGGCAATCAACGTCGGTGTCTCGGTCTCCCGAGTCGGCGGCTCCGCGCAGGTCAAGGCCATGCGCAAGGTGGCCGGCACGCTCCGCCTGTCGCTGTCCCAGTACCGCGACCTGGAGGCCTTCGCGGCCTTCGCCTCCGACCTGGACGCGGCCTCCCGTGCCCAGCTGGAGCGTGGCGCCCGCCTGGTCGAGCTGCTGAAGCAGCCGCAGTACAGCCCGTTCCCGGTCGAGAAGCAGGTCGTCTCGGTCTGGGCCGGCACCACCGGTGAGCTCGACGACGTGCCGATCGAGGACATCCGGCGCTTCGAGGCCGAGTTCCTCGACTACCTCGGGTCCGCCCAGAAGGGTGTCTTCGACAGCATCCGGGAGACCCGGGAGCTGGCGGACGACACGGTGACCGCTCTCAAGGACGCCATCACGGAGTTCAAGAAGGGCTTCACCACCTCCAGCGGCGAGCTGCTCGTCAGGGACGAGCCGGTGGAGGCGCTGGACGCCAGCCAGGTCGGCCAGGAGAAGGTCGTCAGGCACGTCCGCAAGGCCGAGGCGAAGTAGCCCATGGGTGCCCAGCTGAGACTGCTGCGGCGGCGGATCCGGTCGGTCAAGTCCACCGCGAAGATCACCCGCGCGCAGGAGCTGATCGCCTCGTCGCGCATCGTCAAGGCGCAGCAGCGGATGCAGGCGGCCGTGCCGTACGAGCGGGAGATCACGCACGCGGTGTCGGCGGTTCTGACGCACACCGCGGGCGTCGACCACCCGCTCACGGTGGCCAAGGAGCGGCCCGCCAGCGCGGGCGTCCTGATCGTCACCAGCGACCGCGGCTTCGCGGGCGGCTACAACGCCAACGTCCTCCGTGAGGCCGAGGCGCTGAAGGGCCACCTGACCGGGCGCGGCCTGACCGTGAAGCCGTACGTCGTGGGCCGCAAGGGCCTCACCTGGCACCGCTTCCGCAGCCGGGAGATGTTCGGCGAGTGGGACGGCTTCTCCGACAACCCGTCGTACGCCAACGCCAAGGAGATCGCCGACGCGCTCATCCAGTCGTTCAAGGTGGAGGACGGGATCGACGAGATCCACGTCGTCTACACCGGGTTCGTCTCGATGCTGACGCAGAACGTGATCGTCAAGCGGATCCTGCCGCTCGAGGTCGAGGAGGCGGAGACGCCCTCGGAGGGCATCCCGCCGTACTACGAGTTCGAGCCGGCGGCCGGCGATGTGCTCGACACGCTGCTGCCGCGGTACATCGAGTCGCGTATCTACAACGCGCTGCTCCAGTCGGCCGCGTCCGAGCACGCCGCCCGGCGCCGCGCGATGAAGTCGGCCACCGACAACGCCAACGAACTCATCCGCACGTTCACCCAGCAGATGAACCAGGCGCGCCAGGCCGAGATCACCCAGGAAATCAGCGAGATCGTCGGTGGCGCGAACGCGCTGGCTGACGCCGCAGCGGGGAAAGAGTGAAATGACCGCACAGACTGTTGAGACCACCGTGGGCCGTGTCGCCCGCGTCACCGGTCCGGTCGTCGACGTGGAGTTCCCCGTCGAGGCCATGCCGGACATCTACAACGCCCTCACCGTCGACGTCGCCCTGGCCGGCGAGACCAAGACCCTGACGCTGGAGGTCGCCCAGCACCTCGGCGACAACATCGTCCGGGCCATCTCCATGCAGCCCACCGACGGCCTGGTCCGTGGCGCGGCCGTCAGCGACTCCGGCGCCGCGATCTCGGTGCCGGTCGGCGATGTCGTCAAGGGCCACGTGTGGAACGCGCTGGGCGAGCCGCTGGACGCGCCCAAGGCCTCCATCGAGATCAACGAGCGCTGGCCGATCCACCGTTCGGCCCCGGCGTTCGACCAGCTTGAGGCTCGTACGGAGATGCTGCCCACCGGCATCAAGGTCATCGACCTGCTCACGCCGTACGTGAAGGGCGGCAAGATCGGTCTGTTCGGCGGCGCGGGCGTCGGCAAGACCGTTCTGATCCAGGAGATGATCCGCCGCGTCGCGCTGAAGTTCTCGGGCACCTCGGTTTTCGCGGGCGTCGGCGAGCGCACCCGTGAGGGCAACGACCTGTGGCTGGAGATGGAGGAGGCGGACGTCCTCAAGGACACCGCCCTCGTCTTCGGTCAGATGGACGAGCCCCCGGGCACCCGTCTGCGGGTGGCGCTGTCCGCTCTGACCATGGCGGAGTACTTCCGCGA is a window of Microbispora sp. NBC_01189 DNA encoding:
- a CDS encoding undecaprenyl/decaprenyl-phosphate alpha-N-acetylglucosaminyl 1-phosphate transferase, with the protein product MREYLLLALVAAAVTYLLVPPVRVFALRIGAAPEVRERDVHKVPTPRLGGLAMFGGMAAALLVATNLPYVGGAFDSGQTGNTVLALLAAGGLIVVTGFLDDWLGMDALVKFGGQVAAGAVLVKFGMYLQWLPLPQFMGGSQGLDTTLYTILTIMIVVVVINAVNFVDGLDGLAAGIVGIAAAATFAYSIVLQQTASGSRINGTAAIAAILIGMCAGFLPHNFHPAKIFMGDTGAMLIGLLLATSMITILSSVEPDAIVGKINKFPVILPLVLPIAVVVLPLADLIMAVVRRTSAGLSPFAPDRGHLHHRMLDIGHSHRRSVLIMYAWTFLFAFTIVGLSIVGVGVVVFPLTIAFAVAVLVIMGLPRWRSRRTLARDQKAVAHAAPGVAVAGPAHPVSSARPARPTTSEHDTLVFPVVPAPAPPLASGRHASGAPGQAAPVVPGQAAPGRLPASGRNPYPGQGPSGAGTIPPTTSVTDTQTLR
- the atpB gene encoding F0F1 ATP synthase subunit A yields the protein MTPLVLVAEDAFTAPGPSIFDFPPLFEGAPYWLTKPVLFAIVGALLVSALAWSAFANPKLVPRGMQNVGEMGYQFVRDQVARPFLGKDAERWMPLLLSLFFLILLWNFFGVIPLIQIPIASHIAFPIVFAVTIYIIKIYLGIKHQGFGGYFKNMMFPPGLPKAIYFLLAPIEFLSNLIIAPFTHAVRLFANMFAGHLILAFFSAVGFWFLFEKLTPLGAGLGVVGAVMTIAMTGFEMFIQFLQAFLFTLLAAMYIGGSLHADH
- the atpE gene encoding ATP synthase F0 subunit C; the protein is MSVLAEVSGNLGAIGYGLAAIGPGIGVGIIFGQGVQAIARQPEAYGLIRQNMLLGFVLTEALALIGLVAPFIYG
- a CDS encoding F0F1 ATP synthase subunit B, whose amino-acid sequence is MTMAATILAAEANNPLKPHVYELVVGSFAFLVVFLVVGKILTPRIQKTLAERTEVIEGGIKKAEDAQAEAQRTLEQYRAQLAEARQEAARLREEAREQGAQIKAELRDEAQAEARRIIETAHAQIEADRQQALTQLRGEIGRLSTELASRIVGESLEDEARQRRVVDRFLEELEARPEAVR
- a CDS encoding F0F1 ATP synthase subunit delta, which produces MRGLSRTAIAEVEERFNTAAAAADLGALAEELFAVADLFDREHGLRRGLSDPSRPAGQKESVLRSLLAGKVGDATAEIAAAAVGARWSRAGDLPDALERVGVMSAAAEAESERRLDDVEDELFRFGRILAANPQLRRALSDPAIPAERKSGLLATLLGGKAAPSTVRLVTQAVVHPRGRSLETALEEFGWIVARSRERLVGVVRSAVPLTQQQKQRLAAWLRVTYGRDVHLNVEVDPKVLGGFSVRVGDDYIDTTITGRIEEVRRRLAG
- the atpA gene encoding F0F1 ATP synthase subunit alpha; this encodes MAELTIRPDEIRDALERFVQAYEPEGAAREEIGTVVDAGDGIAHVSGLPSAMANELLEFENGTRGLALNLDVREIGTVVLGDFSGIEEGQQVRRTGEVLSVPVGDDFLGRVVDPLGNPLDGKGAIQAEARRALELQAPSVVQRQPVKEPLQTGLKAIDAMTPIGRGQRQLIIGDRGTGKTAIAVDTILNQKENWLSGDPSRQVRCIYVAVGQKGSTIAQVRGRLEEAGAMEYTTIVAAPASDPAGYKYIAPYTGSALGQHWMYQGKHVLIVFDDLTKQADAYRAVSLLLRRPPGREAFPGDVFYLHSRLLERCAKLSADMGGGSMTGLPIIETKGNDVSAFIPTNVISITDGQCFLETDLFNAGVRPAINVGVSVSRVGGSAQVKAMRKVAGTLRLSLSQYRDLEAFAAFASDLDAASRAQLERGARLVELLKQPQYSPFPVEKQVVSVWAGTTGELDDVPIEDIRRFEAEFLDYLGSAQKGVFDSIRETRELADDTVTALKDAITEFKKGFTTSSGELLVRDEPVEALDASQVGQEKVVRHVRKAEAK
- a CDS encoding F0F1 ATP synthase subunit gamma, whose product is MGAQLRLLRRRIRSVKSTAKITRAQELIASSRIVKAQQRMQAAVPYEREITHAVSAVLTHTAGVDHPLTVAKERPASAGVLIVTSDRGFAGGYNANVLREAEALKGHLTGRGLTVKPYVVGRKGLTWHRFRSREMFGEWDGFSDNPSYANAKEIADALIQSFKVEDGIDEIHVVYTGFVSMLTQNVIVKRILPLEVEEAETPSEGIPPYYEFEPAAGDVLDTLLPRYIESRIYNALLQSAASEHAARRRAMKSATDNANELIRTFTQQMNQARQAEITQEISEIVGGANALADAAAGKE
- the atpD gene encoding F0F1 ATP synthase subunit beta; the encoded protein is MTAQTVETTVGRVARVTGPVVDVEFPVEAMPDIYNALTVDVALAGETKTLTLEVAQHLGDNIVRAISMQPTDGLVRGAAVSDSGAAISVPVGDVVKGHVWNALGEPLDAPKASIEINERWPIHRSAPAFDQLEARTEMLPTGIKVIDLLTPYVKGGKIGLFGGAGVGKTVLIQEMIRRVALKFSGTSVFAGVGERTREGNDLWLEMEEADVLKDTALVFGQMDEPPGTRLRVALSALTMAEYFRDVQKQDVLLFIDNIFRFTQAGSEVSTLLGRMPSAVGYQPTLADEMGVLQERITSTRGHSITSMQAIYVPADDITDPAPHNAFAHLDAQTVLSRPISEKGIYPAVDPLDSSSRILDPQIIGDEHYAVAQETKRILQKYKELQDIIAILGIDELSEEDRVTVQRARRIERFLSHPMYAAEAFTGQPGEFVPLDETIASFKGLCAGEYDHLPEQAFFMVGGIEQAIAKAKELER